The sequence CTCATAGCCCTGCTTGAGAACATCACGAGAAACGCGAAAGAGGAAGAAACACAAGGAGAACCTGAGAGCGAGGAAGGAACAATCCACACCCTCAAGCAAGAACGCATGAACGTCCACGAGCACGTCAGCAAACTCAGCCAAAAAACGCAAGAACTCAACGACCTGCGCGAAATGATTGAGAAACGCATGCAGGAACTTGACGAGAGAGAAAAACAATTTGACAAACTCGTGGAAGAACGCATCAAGGAAGAAAAGACACAGCTCCACGACGAGATACAAAAAGCAGAAGAGGCCAACAAGAACTACAAAAAAGCATTCGCAGCCCTTCAGGAACGAGAAGCAGAGCTGGAAAAACAAAAAGCAGAATTGGAACAGATGATGCAGGATGCAGAAAAGATAACCCTTCAAGCAAAAGAGCTCGAAGAAAAACAAAAGCAACTCGAAGAACGAGAACGCTCCCTCAACGAACTCAAAGCGCACCTCGAACAACGCCAAAAGGAACTCAACACCAAACACTCTACGAAAACGCAAGAAGTAAACAAGAAAGAGCAGGAACTAAGGCAAAAAGAACAAGAACTCAAAAAAAGGGAAGAACGCCTGCAAAAGAAGCAAGAAGAACTCGAAGCAAAACAAGCCGCCCTCGCAGACGAAGAACACACACTCGAGCAGCGAAGAGCGGACATTGAACGGCTTTCAAAAGAACTCGAAGAACACAGCAACAAAGTCAAAGAAGAAGAGAAAGAGTTTAGAAACTACGTGCACGAAGAAAGCCAAAAACTCAAGAAAGCCAGAGAAGAACTGCTCAAGGAAAAAGAAAGCGTTGAAGAAAAACTTGCCGAAACAAAAAAAATCGCGGAGTACGTTGCAAAGGCCGAAGAAACTATCGCGAAGAGCCGGGCAGAACTCGAAGCAAAAGGATTCGAAGCATACCTCAACGCCCAACTCCAAGAAACCGTCCCGGGAGAAGCGAGACAAAGCAGCAACGCCACACCGCACATTTCAGACGTCAACATCTACAGCCTCATCGAAAACTGCAAAACAGCAACAGCAGCGGGAAACCTCGAAGAAGCAAAAGACATCTACAACCAACTACGCGCCATCTACCTGCAAAAAAATCTCGGCGAAACACAAAAGAAAGAACTCTACAACACCATACGGGAACTCTACGACAACATCAACCTCGCCGCGCTCAAGGCGTGAGCGGCACAAAAGCCATCAAAAAAAAAACTTGGGAGCATTCATTCAAACATTCAAAACAACCCACCTGCCTTAGCAACACCTTCCGACACGACGACATGATTTCTTTCCTCTAAAAACGCGTTGCACACGTACACGTTCGACGAAACGTGGCGCGTTCTGCGAGGAAGCAGCACTGAACCGCCAAACACAGCCATGAAGGGTATGAGCATATCCGCCACGTGCACATCAACACTCGACCCGTGGCGAAGCTCATTGAGCAAGGAGCGCGCCGCCCTGGTACCAACCTTCTCTGCTAAGACGCCCCGCTCTCCAAGCGCGTCCGAACCAAGACGGTTTCCCATCGAGTCCTGCCCCATTACCAGCACACCCGCGCCAGGAGACTTTGCTTCAGAGTACGATACCTTTTCCTCAATCACGTCAGGAGGGAACACCCGCTCAAGCACTCCGCGCGCGCCGCCTACCATTCGCTCGGCGACGTTGCCTCCTTGCAAGGACGCTGAAGCAAACGCTTCCACGTACACCCGCTCAATCTTCCCGCGCTTACCTCTCTTTAACGGCTTCCTCGCGCAATGGCGGGGGATGGACACCTCAACAACACCTCCTCCCTTCGGATAAAAACCCCTCCTGTGCACAGCAACACCGACAGGTGCGAGCCGAACAAGGCCAGCAAGGAACACCTCCTTAAAAAAAGCAAACGTCGGCGACCATGCCGTATCCGTTCCTCCTATGAAACGCAGGCTAAATGACCGATCCTCCACCATGCACGGAAGCAAAAGCGCCTGCAATAACAAAGGAATTGACGCCGCCGTCTTCGTGTCCATTTCAAGCCTGCCAGCAACAAACGGGCCGGGAGAGAACGCCATGCTCAAACTTCCCGGTTCAACTCCCTCCGCAGAAGAGCTTGTCAGCGACTCGACTGCCTTGACAGCATGGACGTGCTGATTCTTCAAACCGGGCACGTCTCTTCCCTTTCGTATATGCTCCATTCGAAACGGCTTGCCCGTAACCAAGCTCATCGCGAGGGCAGTGCGCAGCATCGCTCCTCCGCCTTCCCCAACCCTCCCATCAAGAACAATCACCCCTGCCCACCTCTACTGCCTTCTTTTCTTAGCAAGCGGAGGCGAGCCTGTTTCATAACGGACCGGGATGTCAACAGCAGAAGGTGCTCTTTTTCCATCTTTGAACGAAAACCGTTGAGGAAGCACTTCTTCCTGCACTAATTCCTCCAAATACCCCGGCAAAGACTCATCCTTGACTTCCTTGAGCCAGTCCTTCCTCCTAAGGTACGCCACCAAGACATTATTTTTGTAATCCACAACCCAGACCCGAAGCGGCACTCCTCTCTCATCTAATACCTGCTCCAACTTTTTGCGAAACGCTCTCTTCACCACAACGCGCTGCTGCGGCGATACGAGTTCACGTTGCGCCTCCTCAAACCGCATTCGCAGGGCGCTCCCATCCGGGCCGTGAACTACGGGCAAGCTTGCACCCAAGGATGCCAACACCCCCCCATCATAGCCCGTATACGCGCACTCTTGCTGAGGCGCGTTCGGGGGTGGCGCGAGCTTCCACGTCAACACACGCCTCCTCAAATCAGGAGAAAAACCAACCACCCGCATTGGCACACCTTCTCTTTGCAAGTACGCCTCTACGTCCTTCTTGAGCGCGGATAGCGCTTCAGCGTGTTCTCTATACCACGAAACAACGTCTCCATAACACGAACGAACTTCCCGGTCTCGTATACGCTCCTCCATAGCAGGAAGAAAGAAACACAACCCTGTTTAAATACTTCTCGGCACTTGTTTGAAGAACAATACCCATTCGTTCCCCACGCACGGAGTTAAAGAACAGGCGTTACGCTCTCCTGCTCTTGAAGACGAAACTAGCGGAAAAAAAAGAAGAGTGGGCCCGCCCGGACTCGAACCGGGGACCTCTGCCGTGTCGAGGCAGCGTCATAGCCACTAGACTACGGGCCCGTGTGCGCCAAGCGCGCCGCTACTCTGCAGAGTACCACGTGAAAATCCACAACTCTTTTTAAATATTGTGCAGCACCCCCTTCTCTTCCTGTTTCCACCGTTCGCTTCCAATGAAACAAACAAGCACCAAAAGAGAACATCCGCAAACCAACCGGCAAGCAAGCCAACAAACCACTGGTTCATCCCAGCATGCTTGGGACTATTATAATGCCATTGCCGAAGGGTATGACGCACTCTACGGGGAAGAGCAAGAAAGCAAGCTTCGCTTCATCCTCAAACACGTTGCGCTCACGCCTAACGACACCCTCCTCGATGTCGGGTGCGGAACAGGCGCTTCCTTTGACCTGCTTCCCTGCCGGTGCCGGGGCGTTGAGCCAAGTACCGCCCTTATGAACCGTAGCATCCACCGGGAAGCCATTATTCAGGGCGTTGCCGAACAGCTTCCCTTCCCCGACCACGCTTTTGACTACGTCCTTGCGCTGACCATGATTCACCACGCTACCAACCTCCACGACGCCTTGCAGGAAATGGCACGAGTCTGCAAGAAGATGATCATCATCACCGTCCTCAAAAAAAGCCCAAAGCGGAACGCCATTGATACTGCGCTGCGCTCTGAACTCGTGGTCGAGCGCGTTCTTGACCAAGGTGTTGATCTCGTTTACTTTTGCAGGCCAAGGCGGCAAACGCGTGCTGCGCTGTAACACACCCGTCTCCTTCCTTTTGCCCTGAGCACCCCCGGAACACCCCCTAAAGCGACTTCATAGAGCACCAACGAAAGAAACCATGACGAGGCCAGAGCGAAACCTCCGACGCGCTCAGGAATGCCGCCGTCACGAACAGCATAACGATAACCTGCCCCTAAAGGATATCTGCCTTGCCAAGAAACACAAAAAACACAAATTTTATATATACTAAAATACGAAAGTGTATACTGACTGATTTTTTGAGAAACAAGCACAACAAGCACGAACACGACGAAGGTGAGTACAAACCATGAACGACCCATTTCAACCAGCGAGAGCAAACCGACTCAACACACTGTCAGACGTCCTTGGCGCCTACGGCTTTGCAGCCAGCGCCTCCGAGGCCAAACGCATGGCCGAAGAAATCATGAAAACCGAAGCAAAAGCGCTCAAAGACTTCTCCGCAAAAAAAGAGGCAAACACAATGTACTGTAAACGACGAACGCGCAGCCAAACCCCAACAAACCACAACCCATCACAAAATGACACCGCTTCGCAACGCCCCCGCAACCGCTTCTACGAAGAAAACATCGCCCGCCTCCGGCACAACGCACTCCAGTCAAGCAAAGTCGAAATAAACACCGCCTACGAAACTCCCCGCACCTCGACGACCCAAACGACGACAACCCGAACAACACCAGCGCCTCAGCGCGCACCCGCGACCAACTCGCCCCCCTCTTCCACCGTGCAAGAACCCCCACCGATGACTAACAAACCTCTCAACAACAAGGAAAACACCTTCAAAGAAAAAACCACCTTGCAACAACCCAGCCCCGCTCCCTTGCAGAACGCGCCAGCCAACACAGCAGCCAACACACCCGTTCAACCTTCAACACCACAACAAAGCAAACCCGCAACGCCTTCCATGCGCGGCGAAGAGAACGTCGACCTCAGCGACATCTTTAACTTCTCAAAACGATAAGGGAGCAAAAAGGAGCGCAATAAAAGAAAGTCAAGGCAGGGAAAACGAGAAAAAAAACCCCCGAAAAAACAACCAATAACCACTCTTAAATGACGAAATATTTATATAGCGCGGGTGTATTCTCCCTGCCATCATGGCTCCACAAAAAACAACCCTCGCCATCATCTGCTTCCTCGTTCTAAGCCTAGCCATCACCCCCCACTCAAGCGCGGCATTCACGCCCTGGAGAACAACAAGCTATGCCATCTACCCCAACGCGTTCGTCTCCGGACCATCACCCTTCTCCGGCGGGTATGAGGGCAGACCGTACCGGTACTACTACCCCTACGAGCGAACAACCTGGCCGTCACACTACTACACCCCTTCCCCCCTCCCATGGTGGTACAAGAAAGAAGACTGGGATGACGACGACTGGGAAGACCTCGTCGATGAGTGGGAGCGCCTCATCGAAGACCACCTCGACTGGGCAGAGGATTACGAACGATGGGAGCGAAAATACCGCTTCTACACCGGCACGCTCCCCTTGCCCCCAGTACTGCCCTCGACGAGCACCATACCCTCACACACGTACCCTGCAACACCCACACCACTCCCGCCTGGCAGGACATACTACCCCCTCCCCCTCTCCAAATACCCGCTCGAAAAACGATATCAAGACTGGTCATGGGGGTTTGAACGCATGCTCGTGTGCGAGTTTGGCTCCTGCAAAGAACTCAACGTTTTCTTCCGCTAACCAACAACCCGCTCAAACAAACCTTCCCCTCCCCCTCGCCATCCCCTCATCCTCGCAAGATTTATATCCTGCAACGCACTCCCCCTCCCTCCATGACGCTTCGCACCAAGAGCTCCTGGACACGCGTACTCCTCCTCGCCGCCCTCATCGGATGCGCGCTTCTCAGTGCTGTGCCGACACTCGCCTATCCCTGGTACACCTACGCAAGACCATACCACCCCGTCGTGGGCGTGTACGTCTATACTGCGCCGTACTACCCATACGCAACACCCGTCTACTGGAAACCTTCCGCTTACTCATGGCCGAGGTATTACACCTACCCCATCACCTATCGCACCTACTACAGAACGTACTACCGCCCAACCTATTACTACACCTACACCCCACCGCCCTACTACCGATACCGCTACGTCAGAGCAGGGCTCATCCCCGTCGGGTTTTGGTGGTGAACGCCTTTCAGCAAAGGTCAGCAAAGGCGGCTGAAAACACTCTCCCGCCCCCTTCTTCACCGCCTCCCTTTCACCACGTGCTCAAGCGCAGAAACCATGTGCTTGGTCTTTTGCATCAACGCATCGAACTTCTCTGCAGAAATACTCGTTCTTGCACCCGTCGAAATCTCCTTTTGCAGCACGTAGAGCTCTTGCATGTGCTTCGCAAACGACTTCTCCAACAAGTTAGCACTCACTAACCGCTTTTCAAGCAACGCAGCAATGTGCTCGGGCGTCACCGGCATCTCACCAACCGCCATGAGCGCCGCGTGAGCCGCATCCACTCCCGCCCAGTACAAATCAATCACCGCCTGCAACGTGTGCCACGAAGCATTACTCAACGTCACCCGCGCCCTGTTAAAATACGTCCACACCGCCTCGGGGGTCGGACGAATACGCCCTTGCTGCAACAAACGCTGCAAAGGAACAAAAAAATTCGTGTCAATCAAAGCATACCCCTCACGAAGCATATTCAACGCAACCGGGTCGCCCACCCTGACATACTCCCAAAAGCTCGTGAACCGCAGCGTCGTGATGTGCAGCTTCGTTGAAATCTTCGCAACCAAATTCTGCACCATTAGCCGATAAGTGTGCACCAACTCCTTCCCCATCACGATATTCACATCATCCACAATGACCAACACGTCAATATCGTGCGGCTTGCGCTCCTTGCGCGGCGCGCTCCCAAACAACACCACCGCCTTAACAAAGTCCTTCGCCTCCTTCAAAAGCTCCTTGGCGAACTCCGCACTAAGACGAAACGCTTCCTTCGAATACCGCTCAAGATTCGACTGCAAACGCTTGTTAATCGTGAACTCCACAAAGAATCAAGCTACAAACCGCTTTTATAAGCTTTTATCACCATCCAAAAGGAGGTAACCGCCACCAAAACCCGCACCGCCTTCACTTTTGCAAACGCCGAGCAACCCCCCTGCGCGGCGTGAGCGCGTACTCATAAAATG comes from Candidatus Woesearchaeota archaeon and encodes:
- a CDS encoding nucleotidyltransferase domain-containing protein; its protein translation is MEFTINKRLQSNLERYSKEAFRLSAEFAKELLKEAKDFVKAVVLFGSAPRKERKPHDIDVLVIVDDVNIVMGKELVHTYRLMVQNLVAKISTKLHITTLRFTSFWEYVRVGDPVALNMLREGYALIDTNFFVPLQRLLQQGRIRPTPEAVWTYFNRARVTLSNASWHTLQAVIDLYWAGVDAAHAALMAVGEMPVTPEHIAALLEKRLVSANLLEKSFAKHMQELYVLQKEISTGARTSISAEKFDALMQKTKHMVSALEHVVKGRR
- the rtcA gene encoding RNA 3'-phosphate cyclase, encoding MIVLDGRVGEGGGAMLRTALAMSLVTGKPFRMEHIRKGRDVPGLKNQHVHAVKAVESLTSSSAEGVEPGSLSMAFSPGPFVAGRLEMDTKTAASIPLLLQALLLPCMVEDRSFSLRFIGGTDTAWSPTFAFFKEVFLAGLVRLAPVGVAVHRRGFYPKGGGVVEVSIPRHCARKPLKRGKRGKIERVYVEAFASASLQGGNVAERMVGGARGVLERVFPPDVIEEKVSYSEAKSPGAGVLVMGQDSMGNRLGSDALGERGVLAEKVGTRAARSLLNELRHGSSVDVHVADMLIPFMAVFGGSVLLPRRTRHVSSNVYVCNAFLEERNHVVVSEGVAKAGGLF
- a CDS encoding SAM-dependent methyltransferase; amino-acid sequence: MKQTSTKREHPQTNRQASQQTTGSSQHAWDYYNAIAEGYDALYGEEQESKLRFILKHVALTPNDTLLDVGCGTGASFDLLPCRCRGVEPSTALMNRSIHREAIIQGVAEQLPFPDHAFDYVLALTMIHHATNLHDALQEMARVCKKMIIITVLKKSPKRNAIDTALRSELVVERVLDQGVDLVYFCRPRRQTRAAL